One genomic window of Salvelinus alpinus chromosome 9, SLU_Salpinus.1, whole genome shotgun sequence includes the following:
- the rxfp3.3b gene encoding relaxin-3 receptor 1 — MQTALNLLLVKAPALPRMGDTWNHNISSYNRSSTDPDRFSSLEDIDMTADGSPALRIMISIVYSVVCAAGLVGNLLVVFLMKVRRGRKRSTIHFFVLNLAMTDFQFVLTLPFWAVDTALDFSWPFGNAMCKIILSVTVMNMYASVFFLTAMSVTRYWSVASALKDRTRHRYCSVRWVSAGLWVSATVATAPTAIFSNMTNIAGEKLCLLRFPEGQHWLALYHLQKIIIAFVFPMLIVTICYLMLLRFVRLRSMNNNHPKRSNRVTRSVTIVVLSFFLCWMPNHAITFWGVLVKFNVVNWDKSYYMVHTYVFPVTVCLAHANSCLNPILYCLMRREFRKMLKDLFWRVSSPANSCQIRPFSATLKASVHGDTQIPLNVIDTDLCPLSIVNGQCDALAEDSQP; from the coding sequence ATGCAAACGGCACTTAACTTGCTGCTCGTAAAAGCACCTGCCTTGCCAAGAATGGGGGACACTTGGAACCATAACATCAGCTCTTATAACCGGTCCTCTACGGACCCAGACCGCTTCAGCAGCCTGGAGGACATAGATATGACCGCCGACGGCAGTCCAGCGCTTCGAATCATGATATCAATCGTGTATTCTGTGGTTTGCGCAGCGGGTTTGGTGGGGAATTTGTTAGTCGTTTTCTTAATGAAAGTGAGACGAGGAAGAAAAAGGTCCACCATACACTTTTTTGTTCTTAATCTGGCGATGACGGACTTCCAGTTTGTCCTGACCCTGCCTTTCTGGGCGGTGGACACTGCTCTGGACTTCAGCTGGCCGTTTGGGAACGCGATGTGCAAGATCATTCTCTCCGTCACTGTTATGAACATGTACGCGAGTGTGTTCTTCCTCACTGCTATGAGTGTCACGCGCTACTGGTCCGTTGCCTCGGCTCTAAAGGACCGCACTAGACACAGATATTGTTCGGTGAGATGGGTAAGCGCAGGTCTCTGGGTCTCTGCCACTGTGGCCACCGCGCCAACGGCTATTTTCTCCAATATGACAAACATCGCTGGGGAGAAGCTCTGCCTTTTGCGGTTCCCGGAGGGCCAGCACTGGCTGGCTTTATATCACTTACAAAAAATCATAATTGCCTTTGTTTTCCCCATGCTCATAGTAACCATTTGCTATTTGATGCTCCTACGATTCGTTCGCCTGAGGAGTATGAACAACAACCATCCTAAACGGAGTAACAGAGTCACTAGATCCGTTACCATTGTGGTTCTTTCATTCTTTTTGTGTTGGATGCCAAATCACGCCATCACTTTCTGGGGCGTCCTGGTCAAATTTAATGTGGTGAACTGGGACAAGTCTTATTATATGGTTCACACCTATGTTTTCCCTGTGACCGTGTGCCTGGCACATGCCAATAGTTGCTTGAACCCAATTTTATATTGTCTCATGCGAAGAGAGTTCAGGAAAATGCTGAAGGATTTATTCTGGCGGGTTTCCTCACCTGCGAACAGCTGCCAAATACGTCCCTTTTCTGCAACTCTAAAAGCCTCTGTCCACGGTGACACCCAAATACCTTTGAATGTCATAGACACCGACCTCTGTCCACTGTCCATTGTAAATGGTCAATGTGACGCATTAGCGGAGGACAGCCAACCATAA